TGGCATGTGGCTTCTAAAGCAGTTCAGAGAGCTTTCATCCAAAAGACAGATGTGCCATCTCAGTCCAGTAAAGCACTAATGTTCTAATTTGGGTAATGCGCTGCCTTATACTTGCTGCTGGTGGAACTCAACATAAGTTATATGATTATTGTATGTTTAGTTAAATCAGCAAGCTGAGagaagaatgaatgaaaaaacaTTGTAAGAGATGTAATATCCTTTGGTTCATGTGAACATTTGTTAATGCTAAAATTTGGAATGGACTACATTGTGGTACGGTAGTTAGTGATTCTGTGTCATAGCTCCAGGAGAAGTCTGGTTGATTTATGGCTCAAAATTGGTCTGAATTAAGTTAGTGTGGGAGGTTGCATAGTCAGTATGATCACTACTCAGAATCGCAAAAATTGGTTCAAGAAGATATTTTGATAGATTAAGCATTAATATTGTAAGTTATCataaaccattttttttctttcttttgctcaatatattaattaatgaaaACAGAGGTAAGGTTACTTACTGGTAACACTGATTGATATAGAGGAGACTTTCTCCTGGTTATCTTCAAAGATGCTTTTGCACTTGTACACTCCATTGTGTTTCAATTGTATTTTTGCAATGATCAGCTTAGAAGTTTCTTCATCCACCGTTTCTACCCGAAGATCATCATCATTGTCAGAAATTTCTTCACCATTAGGTTTGAACCATTGGAATTCTGCTTCTCCTCCCGAAACTTAGAAGAAAGCACAAAACCTGTTAACACGTCTGGCTTGTATTGCTATATTCCTAGCCTTTATCCTAGCATTATATAAGAAATATCTGCAAACTATGTCTTCAAATgaagtgaaatatttttaaacttacaaTACAAATTAAACTGTTCATCTATATTTGATCATTATTTGtaacaaatagtaaattaatgTACATTTGTTTTTGCTTCCCTTCTTTGCATTTTGcccataatactgtatatattaataaattgtaCATACAGTGTATTCTTGCCACTGTAACCATTAAAtaaatttttctctattttaatttgtctgctgtttctataaaTGTGCTGCACAGTATTAATAAATGTTTCGGTTTCTCTTTTAAAGAAACCACAAAAGGGAAAAGAATTTCTAGTTCTAGTTTACAGCAAAGAATAGCACATACTAAACAATTAGACTCAATGacactgtataaaatatttaattcatacaatgacttatttttaaaacagagtAAAATCCCAACCTCTGCAGTAGATTGTCGTATCCGTGTCGATCTCAGTACTTGGTGGCGGAATGATAATCATTTTCTTAGCAGCATctgtgaaaaatgtttatgataattttaaattgttcacaAATGTATATTTCTACTTGAATCCTCGATCTTATCTAGAACAGTAAGCCACACGACAGTAGTGAATTCATTTTCCTCTTTATTACATCATGTCTCCTACCTCTTTTGCATACAAACAGTTTCTGGTTGGCGATGATCTAAGACTAATATGATACAACTGTTTTTTGTAGTGTTATTGACaattctttgaaatatttctaCTTTGAATCAGTCTGCTTCATCTGGACAGTGTACTGATCTTTCATCCTTGATGTTTTCAAGCCACTTTGGATGCAAAAGCACTTGACAGTTGAAGGATGTTCAATGTCTAAACATCAGTAACTGTAACCTCCTTAAC
The DNA window shown above is from Polypterus senegalus isolate Bchr_013 unplaced genomic scaffold, ASM1683550v1 scaffold_8808, whole genome shotgun sequence and carries:
- the LOC120521497 gene encoding neural cell adhesion molecule 1-like, with protein sequence MKTSEASGSSQSQTEKTAKQQKLQVQRNRKMLRILIWISILVINSDAAKKMIIIPPPSTEIDTDTTIYCRVSGGEAEFQWFKPNGEEISDNDDDLRVETVDEETSKLIIAKIQLKHNGVYKCKSIFEDNQEKVSSISISVTKKISISNTDTYKEFLEGSNAVLSCNATGIPAPDIIWLHDRLDVTKKNDGA